From Hemibagrus wyckioides isolate EC202008001 linkage group LG11, SWU_Hwy_1.0, whole genome shotgun sequence:
AAGTGGACTGTCTTCCTTCTCGGTTGTACCTCAACAGGGAAAAAGTGCTCAGCAAagcaatataaatgaaatacaaaacAGCTTTCAAACCCAACACTGTCTCATGCTTCCCTCGTCCATTTCTATTGCCCCGCTTTTCCTCCCATTGCTCTCTATTCCTGAATAAACATAGGCCGTCATATGGATGCTACAAGCCTTGACTACAGGCTACGTCTGACAACGTATACTACCATTCTACAAAGTATGTAAAACTAGTGCGCTACCTATACCGATTAACTGTTTTAACACACTCTTTAGTATGCTAGTAGGCGGTTTGATCTTTAGCTCCAAGTCCCACCCTATTCCCAGCGTCTTCGTGTGTTCCGATTGGTCAGTTGTAGCACGATGCCAGGCCATGATTGGTTGCAGTACACATCCTTCACTCATAACGGGATGAGATTTCATGGCTAAGCTCGCTTAATGCCATGACCGTGGTGGACGTGGGTTCAGGGATATTAACCCCTTACTGGCATGTAagggtgttttgtgtgtgtatatatatatatatatatatatatatatatatatatatatatatatatatatatatatatatatatttatcatatcCTAGAGGTAAAAAATCGTTGCACATATTTTATGACTTGTATAATGAGGTTCGATATCAGTAAAACGTTAAACAAAATGGAGTCCTAATAATCCTTTAATTCAAGCATACAGTTGCTGATATCTgcaattacattacatttcagtGTTCATCCACATGCTTCTCCAATTTGAGTTTCAAGTCATCTTGAAAGAGTCTCCAGTCATCATGGCAACAAATtctgaaaaatgtaataaatgtatttttagagGAATATTTTTGAATATACACAGGTATTTCAGTATATCAGTAATCTGTCATTGAGACTAATAAAATGATGCTCTAATGAAACCATGGTGTAAGTAATCTGTATTTGGTTATGGTTTTGACAAGCTCCCTAAATTTCCAACCCTGATCAATGAGATCCCCTGGCCTGCACATTTTAGTGATTTCCCTGCTCTCAACACTGACTCATCACCTAAGTATCACTCTTTCTGAGTTGTTGTTGACTAGGGACGGAACTAAAATGTGCAAGAAAGGGGGTACTTCAAGACAAGGGAAGCGTAAAAATGTGTTGTGTAAAACAAAATATAGACAAGTATTAATTGTTATgttgaacaaaaaaatgtcatttttgttATGGAGAAGTGCTTAATCACCCTCATAATCAATTgttccatctctatctttgtcAGCCTCCTTCATCATCTGTTCTGCCTCTTCTTCATTGAGAGGCTCACCAGCATTCATCAACACATACCTGCACACAGTTATGAGGAAGTTCATACTAAATAATTAGGATACATGTTATGCATCATCAAGGTTTCAGGAATAACTGGCATAATACATGTAACCTAAATAAAGCAAGTCTTCATTCACTTTTATATGCTATATAATGTATCTCTAATGTATGTTGAAACAGTAGGCAAAAACATATTAATTCCTTACAGGTTGTTCTGTCCGATAAAGTCTTTATTGTATAAAAAAGCTAGAACCATGAGCAGTAGTTGCAACAGAGCTGTTGTGAAATGATTTAGAGTATTGTCAATCTGAATAAGATTGGTCATTAATTTACTTGAGTGTATTCCAGTCAATGTAGCCCTTGGCCTCCTTATCAAACACTTTAAAGGCAGCTCGAAGCTCAGTATCTTGGTTTTTAGCTCTCTCATGGTAAAGAGCCATAAGACCCAGAAACCTGTCACAGTTAAAGGTGCCTTTGcctgtaaaagtaaaaaaaaatggtggtatttacaaaataatcaaatgaaccagaataacagcaataaaacagcacattttcatGCCAATTTTACAATATGATTTGCACTGATAATAAAATAAGGCAGATAAATGATTCAACTGGGACATTGAAAAAGATCCAAAGTTGCTTTTAAAAACTAAGGAAGCAAGACAATGTTCCAAAGCTTGTGCTATTGTTTCCATTTtatgtgaaaataataaatgaggtTGCAGGTAGTTATAAAGGCAATGGGTGCGAAACAAGTTATACAGAAATACATTAAACTGCATTCACTGGGGCCTTTTTGTCTGTTTCGTACATATGCAAGCAATTTAAGTTTTAGATGATGTCTTTTCTCTTTAAGGTATTGGCTCAAATGTAAATTAAGCTAGCTAGGCAGAATATCTACATATGTCTAGGCATGATATCTACATGTATAAGCATAACATATTAGTTCCAGAACTGGCTCAAAAACACCCTGACCCCTGTACAAAAGATAATTACTGACTGTATTAGCATAATTATTACTTTAATTATTACTAATTTACACAAAGATTCAAAAACAagattttattgaattttattgAACATGACTATTTTAACCTTTTTTAGATGCTTGCTATGAACACATGTCATTTTTGTGCTGtatatgttgtgttttgttgtattaattatttatattgtaGCAAGCTTTTtactaaatacaaaaaaacttacatttaaatataactttttaaaaaatttctaAAACTGACATAACCCATGTCTTAATCCTTTCCCTGGCCTGTAGATGGCGAtaatttgctttttttaaaggCAGCCTGGGGTCAAACGGTCACCCACATGTGGTGAAATCCTAAATCCCACCACTCATTCAGTATAATCCTCTTATACTTCCCTGTTTACAAAACTCAATTTGAAGAGTGCTTAAATTAACTGGCTGAAATATAAAGCCTCAGAAatatttgagagagagagagagagagagagagagagagagagaaggagaaaaaatgcACTAcattgtgattgttgtgttttctgtgtacAGGGTGTTTcctttatagcagctgtaatTCTCTAATTCTGCTCTATAAACAGTATTATATGTATAGataactttttatttaattgaatttatttaatttgaagtTTACTCCACGTAAACCCCCaaggtttcctcccccagtccaaagacatatgTTATGGGCTGAaaggcatctctaaattgtccacagtgtgtaaatgtgtgtgtgttggcaccctgtccagtgtgtctccTGCCTTGTGCCTTGAGTGTCCTGTGATAGACTCCATGTGTAATAACTAGTTCATAAATGGATGCATGAAATTAACTGAATTTTGACAAATTTAACAACTGTTATGccggaaatttttttttataaaaagctgCTTTACAGATGTGCAAATATATGGTGAGAAATACAACAGAGGCAGAGGCTACATCTTATTATTAATCTTACCATCTTTATCCACATCTTTGGCCATTTGACTTAGCTCCCGCTTTGTCGGGTTGATTCCCATCAAACTCATCAGCCTCTCCAGCTCTTGTGTCTTCACATCCCCATTCCCCTCTTCGTCAAACATTTcaaacacacctttatactCTGTAATCTGCTCTGTAGTCAGTTTGCTTGCCTAAAATGAGAACGTCATTTACTGTAAATAAGTACATCTGATCAACcagattctttatttattacacacaagCCACACATATGTGGTACAGAATAAACTAGTAACTCTAGTGAGTGTATATCTCAAAATACATTGAAGAA
This genomic window contains:
- the LOC131362030 gene encoding calglandulin-like — protein: MYLLDTIYSVYKNLMGQFNMTLPTSFKTPSLLQQNSTQKLPVFEPDKMASKLTTEQITEYKGVFEMFDEEGNGDVKTQELERLMSLMGINPTKRELSQMAKDVDKDGKGTFNCDRFLGLMALYHERAKNQDTELRAAFKVFDKEAKGYIDWNTLKYVLMNAGEPLNEEEAEQMMKEADKDRDGTIDYEEFVAMMTGDSFKMT